A genomic window from Candidatus Kouleothrix ribensis includes:
- a CDS encoding nucleoside triphosphate pyrophosphohydrolase family protein — MDLEKFSVYQRESRKTWGVIDVNHPIVYPTLGLVNEAGEVAGKIKKIFRDKGGVIGEAERAALKYELGDVLWYLTQICTELDLSLEEVAAANIEKLFSRLERGQIRGEGDHR; from the coding sequence ATGGATCTGGAGAAGTTCAGCGTGTACCAGCGCGAGTCGCGCAAGACATGGGGCGTGATCGATGTGAATCACCCGATTGTCTACCCGACACTCGGGCTGGTGAACGAGGCCGGCGAGGTGGCCGGCAAGATCAAGAAGATCTTCCGCGATAAGGGCGGTGTGATCGGCGAGGCCGAACGTGCCGCGCTCAAGTACGAGCTGGGCGATGTGCTGTGGTACCTGACGCAGATCTGCACTGAGCTCGACCTATCGCTGGAAGAGGTGGCGGCCGCGAATATCGAGAAGCTGTTCTCGCGGCTCGAGCGCGGCCAGATTCGTGGTGAGGGCGATCACCGCTAA
- a CDS encoding VOC family protein has product MTEPTISLGPIGQIALTVADLDVAIAFYRDALGLPFLFRVPNLAFFNCGGVRLMLGTPDQGEVVADGATLYFTVGDIHAAHQALQARGVPFVDAPHMIADMGTYTLWMAFFRDPDAHLLAIMAEVPKG; this is encoded by the coding sequence ATGACTGAGCCAACCATAAGCCTCGGCCCGATCGGCCAGATCGCCCTCACCGTCGCCGATCTTGATGTGGCGATCGCGTTCTATCGCGACGCGCTGGGCCTGCCATTTCTGTTCCGCGTACCAAACCTGGCATTCTTCAATTGCGGCGGTGTACGCCTGATGCTCGGCACCCCCGATCAGGGCGAGGTGGTGGCCGACGGCGCGACGCTCTACTTCACGGTTGGCGATATTCACGCGGCGCACCAGGCCCTGCAGGCGCGCGGCGTGCCGTTCGTCGATGCGCCACATATGATTGCCGACATGGGCACGTATACGCTGTGGATGGCCTTCTTCCGCGATCCCGATGCACACCTGCTCGCGATCATGGCCGAAGTGCCGAAGGGGTAG
- a CDS encoding cob(I)yrinic acid a,c-diamide adenosyltransferase, whose product MKIYTKTGDAGETGLWGGLRVSKDSTRVQAYGTVDECNAAIGVARAALGAVPLGNLGTLLAQIQNQLFVVGADLATPGEAAGIPRVGAGEVAFLEQTIDALEAELEPLRQFILPGGAPAAAQLHLARTVCRHAERWVVRLAREEQINPQVGIYLNRLSDCLFVLARAANARAGVADVPWDNPRSAHADT is encoded by the coding sequence ATGAAGATCTACACCAAGACCGGCGATGCCGGCGAGACCGGGCTGTGGGGTGGGCTGCGCGTGAGCAAGGACTCCACCCGCGTGCAGGCCTACGGCACCGTCGATGAGTGCAACGCGGCGATCGGGGTTGCGCGTGCGGCGCTGGGTGCCGTGCCGCTTGGCAACCTTGGCACGCTGCTGGCCCAGATTCAGAACCAGCTGTTCGTGGTTGGCGCCGACCTCGCGACACCAGGCGAGGCGGCCGGGATCCCGCGCGTGGGTGCCGGCGAAGTGGCGTTTCTCGAGCAGACGATCGACGCGCTCGAGGCCGAACTCGAGCCGCTGCGCCAGTTCATCTTGCCAGGCGGTGCGCCAGCGGCCGCGCAGCTGCATCTGGCGCGCACCGTCTGCCGGCATGCCGAGCGCTGGGTGGTGCGCCTGGCACGCGAGGAGCAGATCAACCCCCAGGTGGGCATATACCTTAATCGCCTGTCGGATTGCCTGTTCGTGCTGGCGCGTGCCGCCAATGCGCGCGCGGGCGTTGCCGATGTACCGTGGGATAACCCACGCAGCGCGCATGCCGACACGTGA
- a CDS encoding alpha/beta hydrolase has protein sequence MVDELRNSKNGAGNGESPAPGIRRGRGLELSIHTPADDRAAVPQPAAVPPRRGRGLQLSTNLQPPGDRAAGVGDLGALAPLQRIGLAHGQVCYRQSGEGPPLLLLHGWGASSRYWFSTQARLADRHTSYALDLPGFGASPALGRPGGIARLAELTIEFADALGLAEFDLNGHSFGGAVATYIAAHWPTRVRRLVITAFGVRRSAIERTCLSLAHAPAELALQLGQPLIDLWRPLQSQARPITELLMSAPPIPDLLAGWYLNRAPEDRRLLREGIADLLDMDLGAHLACVISIGDPVVVDALGRLCAPALFVGGAADRVIPADDLRAAAELARARHVQVIEQCGHVPMIEQPEAYHTALRQFLAES, from the coding sequence ATGGTCGATGAGCTGCGCAACTCGAAGAATGGCGCTGGTAACGGCGAATCTCCGGCGCCGGGGATTCGCCGCGGGCGTGGCCTGGAACTCTCCATCCACACGCCGGCAGATGATCGGGCGGCTGTGCCGCAGCCCGCTGCCGTGCCGCCGCGCCGTGGCCGTGGCCTGCAGCTCTCGACCAATCTACAGCCACCCGGCGATCGTGCGGCCGGCGTGGGCGACCTGGGCGCACTTGCGCCGCTGCAGCGCATCGGGCTGGCGCACGGCCAGGTGTGCTACCGGCAGTCGGGCGAAGGGCCGCCGCTGCTGTTGCTGCACGGCTGGGGTGCCTCGTCGCGCTACTGGTTCAGTACCCAGGCGCGCCTGGCCGATCGGCACACCAGCTACGCGCTCGACCTGCCGGGCTTCGGGGCCTCGCCGGCACTCGGTCGCCCCGGCGGAATCGCGCGCCTGGCCGAGCTGACGATCGAGTTCGCCGACGCGCTCGGGCTGGCCGAGTTCGATCTGAATGGCCACTCGTTTGGCGGCGCGGTGGCAACCTACATAGCTGCACACTGGCCCACGCGCGTGCGGCGGCTGGTGATTACGGCGTTTGGCGTGCGGCGCAGCGCGATCGAACGCACCTGCCTGAGCCTGGCACATGCCCCCGCCGAGCTGGCGCTCCAGCTGGGCCAGCCCCTGATCGATCTGTGGCGGCCCTTGCAGAGCCAGGCGCGGCCGATCACTGAGCTGCTGATGAGCGCGCCGCCCATCCCCGACCTGCTGGCCGGCTGGTATCTCAACCGCGCGCCCGAGGATCGGCGGCTGCTGCGTGAGGGGATCGCCGACCTGCTCGACATGGATCTGGGCGCACACCTGGCCTGTGTGATCAGTATCGGCGACCCGGTGGTGGTCGATGCGCTCGGCCGCCTGTGCGCCCCGGCGCTGTTTGTGGGCGGCGCGGCCGACCGGGTGATCCCGGCCGATGATCTGCGTGCCGCCGCCGAGCTGGCACGCGCCCGGCATGTGCAGGTCATCGAGCAGTGCGGCCACGTGCCCATGATCGAGCAGCCTGAAGCCTACCATACGGCACTGCGTCAGTTTCTGGCCGAATCCTAG
- a CDS encoding ParA family protein produces the protein MGDVIALAMQKGGVGKTTTALSLGAALAELGRRVLLIDLDPQANLTQGLGVDPSTLEYSVYEVLLNPEQGSTFATLATSAGVDLVPSSLALAGAELELAGRVGRELLLRKALRASREQYDYVLIDPPPSLGLFSLNALAAADRVLVPLQLHAYALKAMPQLETTIDLVKEINPRLVIGGIICTLADRRTNLSQEIERQVRQRYGSLVFETVIPVNVKLAEAPTHGRPINRYAPSSVGAQAYAALASELETRHGR, from the coding sequence ATGGGGGATGTAATTGCCCTGGCGATGCAGAAAGGCGGCGTAGGCAAGACGACCACTGCGCTGAGCCTGGGGGCTGCGCTGGCCGAGCTTGGCCGGCGCGTGCTGCTGATCGATCTCGACCCGCAGGCCAACCTCACCCAGGGCCTTGGCGTGGATCCATCGACACTGGAGTATAGCGTTTACGAGGTGCTGCTCAACCCCGAGCAGGGCAGCACGTTCGCCACACTCGCCACCAGCGCCGGGGTCGATCTGGTGCCTTCGTCGCTGGCGCTGGCCGGCGCCGAGCTCGAGCTGGCCGGCCGGGTGGGCCGCGAGCTGCTGCTGCGTAAGGCACTGCGCGCGTCGCGCGAGCAGTACGATTACGTGCTGATCGACCCGCCGCCGAGCCTGGGGCTGTTCTCGCTCAATGCGCTGGCCGCCGCCGATCGCGTGCTGGTGCCGCTACAGCTGCACGCCTATGCACTCAAAGCCATGCCGCAGCTCGAGACGACGATCGACCTGGTGAAAGAGATCAACCCACGCCTGGTGATCGGCGGGATCATCTGCACACTGGCCGACCGCCGCACCAACCTGTCTCAGGAGATCGAGCGCCAGGTGCGGCAGCGCTACGGTAGCCTGGTGTTCGAAACCGTGATTCCTGTGAATGTAAAGCTGGCCGAGGCGCCAACCCATGGCCGGCCGATCAACCGCTATGCACCGTCCAGTGTGGGTGCGCAGGCATATGCCGCGCTGGCGAGCGAACTGGAGACGCGACATGGTCGATGA
- a CDS encoding alpha amylase C-terminal domain-containing protein, with amino-acid sequence MTSDAADQPAPHSAPAPAHTPHGAHDRGDGTVTFALWAPWKQRVHLIGDFNGWDAQATPLAVDPSGLWWAALQLEPGTYGYQFVIDGTTTISDPYARALRWPAGVSTPHALVEVGAQPYAWGDGGFSIKPLNQLVIYELHVGDFSPAGTFQGVIDRLDYLARLGADAIELMPVQEFSGDQSWGYNPAYFFAPESAYGTAADLKRLIDLAHQKGLGVILDMVFNHTTSDAPLNLLYPYDQNPYMSSDGNPFGFPDLNHWNDATKRLIGDIQSYWLSEYHIDGFRYDYVEGIDWDGTSGMSFIAWSARQAKPYAYLIAEHIVGDTAAVVRETECDASWHWQFAKVLGAQLREGEYQGQQYGDMAALLRVLTFDGDGYQDNAQPINYLESHDEERIMRVAMTNPAISAAGAVRKSMLGAIALFTAQGVPMLYAGQEFGAYAEKTIGVSKLPWEYLDGDAGKVLYRHYSTLAYLRHTQAALQHNNFRLLLADPERKLLVYHRWDGQSSVVVALNFSPADQRVAIEFPHAGRWHEWLHDYDEQVGDQPVEVDLPDSFGKVWVFQGE; translated from the coding sequence ATGACCAGCGATGCAGCCGATCAGCCGGCGCCGCATAGCGCGCCGGCGCCCGCACATACGCCGCACGGCGCGCACGACCGTGGCGACGGCACGGTGACGTTTGCGCTCTGGGCACCCTGGAAGCAGCGCGTCCACCTGATCGGCGACTTCAACGGCTGGGATGCGCAGGCCACCCCACTGGCGGTAGACCCAAGCGGGCTGTGGTGGGCCGCGCTTCAGCTTGAGCCAGGCACGTATGGCTACCAGTTCGTGATCGACGGCACGACCACGATCAGCGACCCATACGCGCGGGCGCTGCGCTGGCCGGCGGGCGTATCGACACCCCACGCGCTCGTCGAGGTTGGCGCGCAGCCGTATGCCTGGGGCGATGGCGGCTTCAGCATCAAGCCGCTCAACCAGCTGGTGATCTACGAGCTGCATGTGGGCGACTTCAGCCCGGCCGGCACATTCCAGGGCGTGATCGATCGGCTCGACTACCTGGCGCGCTTGGGCGCCGACGCGATCGAGCTGATGCCCGTGCAGGAATTCTCTGGCGACCAGAGCTGGGGCTACAACCCGGCCTACTTCTTCGCACCCGAGAGCGCCTATGGTACAGCCGCCGACCTCAAGCGGCTGATCGACCTGGCGCACCAGAAGGGCCTGGGCGTGATCCTCGACATGGTGTTCAACCACACCACCAGCGATGCGCCGCTGAACCTGCTCTACCCCTACGATCAGAACCCGTACATGAGTAGCGACGGCAACCCCTTTGGCTTCCCCGACCTGAATCACTGGAATGATGCGACCAAGCGCCTGATCGGCGATATCCAGAGCTACTGGCTGAGCGAGTACCATATCGACGGCTTCCGCTACGACTATGTCGAGGGCATCGATTGGGACGGCACCAGCGGCATGAGCTTCATCGCATGGTCGGCGCGCCAGGCCAAGCCCTACGCCTACCTGATCGCCGAGCATATTGTGGGCGATACTGCGGCGGTGGTGCGCGAGACCGAGTGCGACGCGTCGTGGCACTGGCAGTTCGCCAAGGTGTTGGGCGCGCAGCTGCGCGAGGGCGAATACCAGGGCCAGCAGTATGGCGACATGGCCGCACTGCTGCGGGTGCTGACCTTCGACGGCGACGGCTACCAGGATAACGCCCAGCCGATCAACTACCTCGAAAGCCACGACGAAGAGCGGATCATGCGCGTGGCGATGACCAACCCGGCCATCAGCGCAGCCGGCGCCGTGCGGAAGAGCATGCTCGGCGCGATTGCGCTATTCACCGCCCAGGGCGTGCCCATGCTGTATGCCGGCCAGGAGTTCGGCGCGTATGCCGAGAAGACCATCGGCGTAAGCAAGCTGCCCTGGGAGTACCTCGACGGCGACGCCGGCAAGGTGCTGTATCGGCACTACTCGACGCTGGCATACCTGCGCCACACCCAGGCGGCGCTGCAGCATAACAACTTCCGGCTGTTGCTGGCCGATCCCGAGCGCAAGCTGCTGGTGTACCATCGCTGGGACGGCCAGAGCAGCGTGGTGGTGGCGCTGAATTTCTCGCCGGCCGACCAGCGCGTGGCGATCGAGTTCCCGCACGCCGGCCGCTGGCACGAGTGGCTGCACGACTACGATGAGCAGGTTGGTGATCAGCCGGTCGAGGTTGATCTGCCCGACTCATTCGGCAAAGTGTGGGTATTCCAGGGCGAGTAG
- the cdd gene encoding cytidine deaminase, whose product MTTPADYTELVAQAYDARARAYVPYSHFAVGAAALTRSGRIFPGCNIENAAYPATICAERAALISAYAAGEREIVALAVIADTPGPVSPCGTCRQVLLELAPGCAVVLANTRGALQMLTPAELLPGGFTGDDMGVPG is encoded by the coding sequence ATGACGACGCCGGCTGACTACACCGAGCTAGTGGCGCAGGCATACGACGCGCGCGCGCGGGCCTACGTGCCCTACTCGCATTTCGCAGTCGGCGCGGCGGCGCTGACGCGTTCGGGCCGGATCTTCCCCGGCTGTAATATCGAAAACGCGGCCTATCCCGCCACGATCTGTGCCGAGCGCGCCGCGCTGATCAGCGCGTACGCTGCCGGCGAGCGCGAGATTGTGGCACTTGCGGTGATCGCCGACACGCCCGGCCCGGTCAGCCCATGTGGCACCTGCCGCCAGGTGCTGCTCGAGCTGGCCCCAGGCTGCGCGGTGGTACTGGCCAACACGCGCGGGGCGCTGCAGATGCTCACACCGGCCGAGCTGCTGCCGGGTGGCTTCACCGGCGACGACATGGGCGTGCCGGGGTAG
- a CDS encoding HlyC/CorC family transporter, which yields MDPESSLVIIGIALCLLVLAFTSAVDAALGAIGRHRLNLLQEESAPRAAVVARLLSDPYRFKAAILLANAASIITATACAQWLTRGLALEWRLAALAGLLLLILIFSEALPKALALRNPAAAAQSLARPMALLAGLLWPLISLLSLAVSPLVRALSGQATAKQPLVTEEELRLLVNVGEEEGLIEPDEREMIEGIFSFGDTIVREVMVPRVDIVALGEDAALDAALDLLIAHGHSRLPVYHETIDQIVGVLYAKDLLPWLRVSQRESAPRGDLLRSGLLRPPYFVPETMKVDALLKDLQARKVHLAIVVDEYGGTAGVVTIEDLLEEIVGEIQDEYDAEEPSVRFVAEGELVTDARVLLDDLNDLTGLHLDSAEADRIGGLVYERLGRVPKVGDEVQLADGVLITVQSVEGLRPRQLRLTYQPDLEVGTQKGALADNDDAG from the coding sequence TTGGATCCTGAATCTAGTCTTGTGATCATTGGGATCGCGCTGTGCCTGCTCGTGCTGGCCTTTACCTCGGCGGTTGATGCGGCGCTGGGCGCGATTGGCCGCCATCGCCTCAACCTGCTGCAAGAGGAGTCGGCGCCGCGTGCAGCTGTGGTGGCGCGCCTGCTCTCAGATCCGTACCGCTTCAAGGCGGCGATTCTGCTGGCCAACGCCGCAAGTATCATCACCGCCACCGCATGCGCGCAGTGGCTTACGCGCGGGCTCGCGCTCGAGTGGCGGCTGGCCGCGCTGGCCGGGCTGCTGCTGCTGATCCTGATCTTCAGCGAGGCCCTGCCCAAGGCGCTGGCGCTGCGTAACCCAGCCGCCGCCGCGCAGTCGCTGGCGCGACCCATGGCATTGCTGGCCGGGCTGCTGTGGCCGCTGATCAGCCTGCTCAGCCTGGCGGTAAGCCCGCTGGTGCGCGCGCTCAGCGGGCAGGCCACCGCCAAACAGCCGCTGGTAACCGAGGAAGAGCTGCGCCTGCTGGTGAATGTGGGCGAGGAAGAGGGCCTGATCGAGCCCGACGAGCGCGAGATGATCGAAGGCATCTTCTCGTTTGGCGATACGATCGTGCGCGAGGTGATGGTGCCGCGCGTCGATATTGTGGCGCTCGGCGAAGATGCAGCGCTCGACGCGGCGCTCGATCTGCTGATCGCCCATGGCCACTCGCGCCTGCCGGTGTACCACGAGACGATCGACCAGATCGTTGGCGTGCTGTATGCGAAAGATCTGCTGCCGTGGCTGCGCGTGAGCCAGCGCGAGAGCGCCCCGCGCGGCGATCTGCTGCGCAGTGGCCTGCTGCGCCCACCCTACTTCGTGCCCGAAACTATGAAGGTCGATGCGCTGCTAAAAGACCTGCAGGCGCGCAAAGTTCACCTGGCGATCGTGGTCGATGAGTATGGCGGCACGGCCGGCGTAGTCACGATCGAAGACCTGCTTGAGGAGATCGTCGGCGAGATCCAGGATGAGTACGATGCCGAGGAGCCGTCGGTGCGCTTCGTGGCCGAGGGCGAGCTGGTAACCGATGCGCGCGTGCTGCTCGACGACTTGAACGACCTGACTGGCCTGCACCTCGACTCGGCCGAGGCCGACCGGATTGGCGGGCTGGTGTACGAGCGGCTTGGGCGCGTGCCGAAAGTAGGCGACGAGGTACAGCTCGCTGACGGTGTGCTGATCACAGTCCAGTCGGTCGAGGGGCTACGCCCGCGCCAGCTACGGCTAACCTACCAGCCTGATCTCGAGGTAGGCACGCAGAAAGGAGCGCTGGCCGATAATGACGACGCCGGCTGA
- a CDS encoding ribose-phosphate pyrophosphokinase, with amino-acid sequence MEGRLQVFSGNANRPLAAEIASHLNINLGRALVGRFKNGESRVKLEENVRGSDVFVIQPTCTPVNEHLMELLLLIDALRRASAARVTAVIPYYGYAKQEKKTTGREPISAKLVANLIRTAGAHRVLTMDLHAPAIEGFFDIPVDHLQAGPLLAEYIRELNLPQPVVVSPDAGGVGRANSFRERIGAELAIIAKQRPQPDVAEVLEMVGDVEGRTAIIIDDMISTGGTLSEAARALKERGALEVHACATHGIFAGDAIGIIAASMLVETVVTNTIPLPGNCDGARIRVMSVAPLFAEAIMRIHKDLSLSALFS; translated from the coding sequence ATGGAAGGCCGACTCCAGGTCTTTAGCGGCAACGCCAACCGGCCGCTCGCAGCCGAGATCGCCAGCCACCTGAATATCAACCTTGGCCGTGCGCTGGTCGGGCGCTTCAAGAATGGCGAGTCGCGCGTGAAGCTTGAGGAGAACGTGCGCGGCTCGGATGTGTTTGTGATACAGCCGACATGCACGCCGGTGAACGAACACCTGATGGAGCTGCTGCTGCTGATCGACGCGCTGCGGCGCGCCTCGGCCGCACGCGTGACGGCTGTGATTCCATACTACGGCTATGCTAAGCAAGAAAAGAAGACCACCGGGCGCGAGCCGATCTCGGCCAAGCTGGTGGCCAACTTGATCCGCACCGCCGGCGCACACCGCGTGCTGACCATGGATCTGCACGCGCCGGCGATCGAGGGCTTCTTCGACATCCCGGTCGATCACCTGCAGGCTGGGCCGCTGCTGGCCGAGTACATCCGCGAGCTGAACCTGCCGCAGCCGGTGGTCGTCTCGCCCGATGCCGGCGGCGTGGGCCGCGCCAACAGTTTTCGCGAGCGCATCGGCGCCGAGCTGGCGATCATCGCCAAGCAACGCCCGCAACCCGACGTGGCCGAGGTGCTCGAGATGGTTGGTGATGTCGAGGGCCGCACCGCGATCATTATCGACGATATGATCTCGACCGGCGGGACGCTGTCTGAGGCCGCGCGGGCGCTGAAAGAGCGCGGCGCGCTCGAGGTGCATGCCTGTGCCACCCACGGCATCTTTGCCGGCGATGCGATCGGGATCATCGCCGCGTCGATGCTGGTCGAGACGGTTGTGACCAACACCATCCCGCTGCCCGGTAACTGTGATGGTGCACGCATCCGTGTGATGAGTGTGGCGCCGCTATTCGCCGAGGCGATTATGCGCATTCATAAGGATCTGTCGCTCAGCGCGCTGTTTTCGTAG
- a CDS encoding bifunctional N-acetylglucosamine-1-phosphate uridyltransferase/glucosamine-1-phosphate acetyltransferase, whose protein sequence is MTMNVPDLAIIVLAAGKGTRMRSALPKVLHRLCGRSMLGHVLAVADALAPAYTAIVLAPDTLEPVRAHFGPRYVYAAQPEQLGTGHAVLAAQPALPRASDDVLVLYGDTPLLRPATARAVIGLRRSSGALVGIMSMHEPPPTAYGRIVRDELGQVIAIVEARNATPEQAALSECNSGVMAFDAAWLWPALGRLAPNPLNGEYYLTDLAALAVAEHGPGAAVALPADDAREAWGINDRAQLAEAEAVLRGRVLAELMHAGVSVIDPATTYIDTGVTVGYDTTIWPGTLLRGATQVGVGCQIGPHTTIDDSTIGDGSCVRYALVERAHIAPSTSIGPFEYVRQSGL, encoded by the coding sequence TTGACTATGAATGTGCCGGATCTCGCGATTATTGTGCTTGCGGCCGGCAAGGGCACGCGCATGCGCTCGGCGCTGCCCAAGGTGCTGCACCGGCTGTGTGGGCGCTCGATGCTCGGCCATGTGCTGGCGGTGGCCGATGCACTGGCGCCGGCCTACACCGCGATCGTGCTGGCGCCCGATACGCTCGAGCCGGTGCGCGCGCACTTTGGCCCGCGCTATGTCTATGCCGCCCAGCCCGAGCAGCTTGGCACCGGCCACGCGGTGCTGGCGGCCCAGCCGGCGCTGCCGCGCGCCAGCGACGACGTGCTGGTGCTGTATGGCGACACGCCGCTGCTGCGGCCCGCCACCGCGCGCGCCGTGATTGGCCTGCGGCGCAGCAGCGGCGCGCTGGTGGGGATCATGAGCATGCACGAGCCGCCGCCCACGGCCTATGGCCGGATCGTGCGCGACGAGCTTGGCCAGGTGATCGCGATCGTCGAGGCGCGCAATGCCACGCCCGAGCAGGCTGCGCTCAGCGAGTGCAACAGCGGCGTGATGGCCTTCGACGCGGCCTGGCTCTGGCCGGCGCTGGGGCGCCTGGCACCTAACCCGTTGAATGGCGAGTACTACCTGACCGACCTGGCCGCGCTGGCGGTGGCCGAGCATGGTCCTGGCGCGGCGGTGGCACTGCCGGCCGACGACGCGCGCGAGGCATGGGGCATCAACGACCGCGCACAGCTGGCTGAGGCCGAGGCAGTGCTGCGCGGGCGGGTGCTGGCCGAGCTGATGCACGCGGGCGTGAGTGTGATCGACCCGGCTACCACTTATATCGACACCGGCGTGACAGTCGGGTACGACACCACGATCTGGCCGGGCACGCTCCTGCGCGGCGCCACGCAGGTGGGCGTAGGCTGCCAGATTGGCCCGCACACAACCATCGACGACTCGACAATTGGCGATGGGTCCTGCGTGCGCTATGCGCTGGTCGAGCGGGCGCACATCGCGCCTAGCACGAGCATCGGCCCGTTTGAATATGTGCGGCAGTCGGGGCTATAG
- the pdxS gene encoding pyridoxal 5'-phosphate synthase lyase subunit PdxS, which translates to MDKSTWTTKAGLAQMLKGGVIMDVVTPEQARIAEEAGAVAVMALERVPADIRAQGGVARMSDPALIVQIMQAVTIPVMAKARIGHFVEAQVLEALGIDYIDESEVLTPADEEHHINKHKFKVPFVCGCRNLGEALRRVAEGAAMLRTKGEAGTGDVVEAVRHARTVYTEIRRLKTMDEDELFTYAKNIQAPYELVRQVAEAGRLPVVNFAAGGIATPADAALMMQLGVDGVFVGSGIFKSGDPARRARAIVEATTHYNEPEIIAEVSKGLGEPMVGISVSSLPQDKLMAGRGW; encoded by the coding sequence ATGGATAAATCAACCTGGACGACCAAGGCAGGCCTGGCGCAGATGCTCAAGGGCGGCGTAATCATGGATGTGGTGACCCCCGAGCAGGCCAGGATCGCCGAGGAGGCCGGCGCCGTGGCGGTGATGGCGCTCGAGCGCGTGCCCGCCGATATTCGCGCCCAGGGCGGCGTGGCGCGGATGAGCGACCCTGCGCTGATCGTCCAGATCATGCAGGCGGTGACCATCCCGGTGATGGCGAAGGCCCGCATCGGCCACTTCGTTGAGGCACAGGTGCTCGAGGCGCTCGGCATCGACTATATCGACGAGAGCGAGGTGCTGACGCCGGCCGACGAGGAGCATCATATCAACAAGCACAAGTTCAAAGTGCCGTTCGTGTGCGGCTGCCGCAACCTGGGCGAGGCGCTGCGCCGCGTGGCCGAGGGCGCGGCCATGCTGCGCACCAAGGGCGAGGCCGGCACCGGCGATGTGGTCGAGGCTGTACGCCACGCCCGCACTGTCTATACCGAGATCCGCCGGCTGAAGACCATGGACGAGGACGAGCTGTTCACCTACGCCAAGAACATCCAGGCACCCTACGAACTGGTGCGCCAGGTGGCCGAGGCCGGTCGCCTGCCGGTGGTGAACTTCGCGGCCGGCGGCATCGCCACCCCGGCCGATGCCGCGCTGATGATGCAGCTGGGCGTCGATGGCGTGTTCGTCGGCTCGGGCATCTTTAAGTCGGGCGACCCGGCCCGGCGCGCGCGCGCGATCGTCGAGGCCACCACGCACTACAACGAACCCGAGATTATTGCCGAGGTCAGTAAGGGCCTGGGCGAGCCGATGGTCGGCATTAGTGTCAGCTCGCTGCCCCAGGATAAGCTCATGGCCGGGCGCGGCTGGTAG
- the pdxT gene encoding pyridoxal 5'-phosphate synthase glutaminase subunit PdxT gives MTVGILALQGDFREHEEMLRRIGAPTLQVRLPKHLAQVDRLIIPGGESTTIGKLLVLYNLLEPIRARARGGMPLWGTCAGAILMARQIAEGRPAGQPALELMDITARRNAFGRQLDSFEVNLSIDALGNQPLNTVFIRAPVLEAPGPTVQVLATLNDGRIVAAQQAHLLATCFHPELTGDDRFHRYFLECVR, from the coding sequence ATGACTGTTGGCATTCTGGCCCTGCAAGGCGACTTTCGCGAACACGAAGAGATGCTGCGGCGCATCGGGGCGCCAACGCTTCAGGTACGGCTGCCGAAACATTTGGCGCAGGTCGATCGTCTGATCATCCCAGGGGGCGAGAGCACCACGATCGGCAAGCTGCTGGTGCTCTACAACCTGCTCGAGCCGATCCGCGCGCGCGCGCGTGGCGGCATGCCGCTGTGGGGCACCTGCGCCGGCGCCATCCTGATGGCCAGGCAGATCGCCGAGGGCCGCCCGGCCGGCCAGCCCGCGCTCGAACTGATGGACATCACTGCCCGCCGCAACGCGTTCGGCCGCCAGCTCGACAGCTTCGAGGTCAACCTGTCGATCGACGCGCTGGGCAACCAGCCGCTCAACACCGTGTTTATCCGCGCGCCAGTGCTCGAGGCCCCTGGCCCCACGGTGCAGGTGCTGGCTACCCTGAACGATGGGCGCATCGTCGCCGCTCAACAAGCGCATCTGCTGGCTACATGCTTCCATCCCGAGCTGACTGGCGACGATCGCTTTCATCGCTACTTCTTGGAGTGTGTGAGGTAG